One Amaranthus tricolor cultivar Red isolate AtriRed21 chromosome 1, ASM2621246v1, whole genome shotgun sequence DNA window includes the following coding sequences:
- the LOC130810262 gene encoding auxin-responsive protein SAUR62-like, which produces MARKRQKLATTIRRRISWSRTVTKKVILWYTQVIKDELFKMAEEEFGVVASGPIVLPCDSSFMEYAISIIQRHVAEGLEKTFDYVLDYLQMLWFLNLKQPCE; this is translated from the exons ATGGCGAGGAAGCGGCAAAAACTAGCAACTACGATTAGAAGAAGAATTTCCTGGTCAAGAACAGTCACGAAAAAGGTCATTTTGTGGTATACACAAGTGATAAAAGACG AGCTCTTTAAAATGGCAGAAGAAGAGTTCGGAGTAGTAGCTTCAGGGCCAATTGTGCTTCCTTGTGATTCAAGTTTCATGGAGTATGCAATCTCTATTATCCAAAGACATGTAGCTGAGGGTTTAGAAAAGACATTTGATTATGTCCTTGATTACCTGCAGATGTTATGGTTTTTGAATCTCAAACAACCATGTGAATAG